Within Cercospora beticola chromosome 6, complete sequence, the genomic segment TATCAATCCCATCGACATTGCCGACCCCAAGAACCGCAACGACCCCAACAAGCCCTACCTCGACAAACACTTCTCCTCCCGACTCACCCGACCTCGAAGACGACATTCCTTCAACGTTGAGCTTAGTACATCTTCTCAATCCGTACATCAACGATCCATTTTTCAGGGACGATGGCCAATCGCGCCATCCTTCGATTCATGATGTGATCTTGATGTGCAGAGCTGGACATGCAGCGCaggagaggagaagacgAGAATGAGAGGATATCTCTGATGAAGGGAAGGGAGAAGTGTGAACAGGAAGATGAAGCCGCGTTCAAAAGCGAACTTTGTGCGAAGAGATGACCTATGATGGCATGGAAGTAAATAGTTGCTCAGGCTTGAGCACTGAGGGCTAGTGCACGTCGGTGCCTTTCCGCGAAAGTTTCAGGTAGTCCCGCATAGTCTACGCCGTAAACTTTCGATCTCTCTTGAATACTGAAAGAAAAGCGCTAAATGGGTATCTCGTCTCTTACACTGCTTTGTCTTCATACATGCTCACCATCAGGCGTTTCATTCTCCAGCTTTCTTCGATGGCGTCGAGCTCTTGCTTCCACTCCCACCACTCTTGTTTAGTAGACTTTGGAAGTACTCCTCCAACTTATCCACATCGAGCGGAGCCTTACTCTCCGGACTCTTCATACCACTTCCAGGTGTCTCCTTACTACCGCTGGCATCAATTCTATTCCCGCCTGGCCCTCTTGGCTTAGGAGTGTGGGTTCTCGTGCTGGAAGGAGGACTCATCGGGCCGTCACCATTATCTCTCGTCTGTGGTCGTTTGAGGGCGTTGATAGCTGCTTCAGCGGTAATCGTGTCGTAGCTCACACCACCTACGTTGAACGACACTTCGCCGAGTTCGCTCAGAGCGCCTGTAGATTCGCCTGCTGGAAGGCCCCCAACGCGAGTCGAGCTGCCTGATAGTCCTGTGTGAGATACGCCAGAATTGTGCCCCTTCGACTCGCGTTCACGGTCTTGAGCTTCAAGCTGTTGGAGGTGCTCTCGCATTTCAGCCAAAAATCTCTGATCTGGTTTCGTGACCACTTCGATCTGGGGTGGCTTTGGCGCTTTGTGTGCTTGAGGATCGAGAACCCTTCTCTCATAAGACTGCACAGCAGATGGCAGCATCTTTGAAGGTGACATCGGCTCTGCCATGTCGTCGGCATCTTCGAGGACCGGAGAGCTTTCGTAGACCTCTGCGCCGCCGCTGGCTGCTTTCTCCCCTGATTTCGAATCCTCCGTTGGCGGTGAAGCCTGTGGttttggaggaggtggaggctgtAGATCGGCTAGCCACCCATTGACAATATCCTCAGGAGAGAAGGTCTCACTCAGAGTCCGAATGAAAGCAGGACTATCCCATCCAGCAGGAATCACAATGGCCATGCGATCCATAAATTCATGCTTGACAGcaagctcctccttcttctcagcagcagatccGGAGCGGGTCCTCTTCGGGCTCAATGTGGCGAGATCTAGTCCGATCGAGTTGAAAACGACCTTTTGAGGTTCACTCAATGGACTGCCGGGTGGCTGTGGTGGTGCAGCAGACGTGGTGTATATCAGTGCACTTAGGGGGTGTAAAGGAAGTATCACGGTCCGTAAGCACTGGGAAACGTAGTCAAAGTCCTCCTCTTTGTATCCCTCTTTGAACAGCTCTTCTTGTGCCTCGGTATGCTGTGCTACCACCGTAATAGACAATTGAGCCTCTTTCAATATGTCCAGCGGGTCCGTTGCAGGTATCCCCGGTTGCAATAGTGCCTGGGCGAGTAATTGTAGCCAGCGTTTCAATTGTACTAAGAACTTCCAAGGCTCCTTCCAACTCAACAGTATGCACACTCCTGGTAGTCGAGGTCCCTCTGTGGTGGTGTCTTCGCTCTCGTTCTGCTCAGCGTCTGGTGATTCTCCCTCTGAATGCTTCTTGCCCTGCAACAGCCCTCTCAGTGTCCCGGCATATTCTTCCGTCGGCTCTGGCAATGTATGCACTTCCAGACGAGCGACTTCCTCCGACTCTGCTCCAAGGACCTGTACACCAGTCCCGCTCTGCTGTGGCGGAGAATACAGCGTCACATGCCCATAGCCATACGCGTACTTGTTGCTCAATCGCAGTTCTCCTTTCGGCTTTTGTTGCCGTTTATCCTGGTTCCTCGTCGGGGGTTGAGCAGGAGGCGGTCGAGCAAGACTTTGAATGAAGGAGCGTTGGTCGTCAGGCGATCCTCCACAGACAATTAGTTCCCGATGCTGCACGGCTTGTGTTCGATTCCTGGCTTGGGCGTCTCGGGTTTGGCGGAGGAGATTCGACCAGATGTCGGTACGCTGCTCTTTCTTGCGCTTCGGTTGTCGTTCGACCATCGACGTGGGACGAGACATTGTTGTGGTGGCCATGCTGTGAGTTGGTAGTCTGTCTCGCCAACTTTCACGGGAAACGCGTGAGCTTGCCTGCCACTTGCACATGTAAACGCGCCAGTCACGTGCAGCAACCGGCGAACTCGTTCACCTCCGTCCGACATCTCGAGGGACAGAGTATCGCATTGCTGCCACCACACCAGATAATTACACATCCACCATGGTCCTCCGACTCCGTCTCGCGCGCGTCTCCACGCCCACAGGCGCAAAGCGCCATGCTCCCTTCTacaacatcgtcctcgcccaaGACAAGACCGCCCGCGACTCCAAACCCATGGAAGTCCTAGGCACATACGACCCCATACCCAAACTTCCTGTAGGCGCCGAACCTGGCCAAAAGAAACAAAAAGACATCAAAATCGACGTTAGCAGAGCAAAATACTGGTTGGGAGTCGGAGCGCAACCTAGTGATACGGTTTGGAGGTTATTGAGCATGGTAAGTCCTGATCCCAGACATCTTCCCTGTGGATTGCACATGAAAGCTAACTGTAGTAAAATATACAGATCGGTCTCCTCGAGCCACGATATCTGCCCTCAGGCCCTCAGACCCTCAAAGCCGCCCGCTTCCCAACACATTTACCAAGAGAAGAtagacaacagcaacaacaagatAATTTGGAACGTATAAGGAAACGCATCGCGCCGTTCAGGTCAGGCAACGGACCAGTATCACAGGCAGTCGAGGATCTGAAGTCTTCAAGACAATagtggaagaagctgcgcCAGCAAGCACCACCAGTCCTATGAACCCGAATGCGGTGTGAAGCGATAGAACGGGCCAAGGAGAGGAGGAAATTCCGTGAGAACAGGGCCAAACGCCCGCTTCTCCACGACATAGCAGCGCTCTTCTGGTGGAAGAGTTGGAGGTATGCCGAGAGCCGCAATGTACGATCATGCTCTGATCGAGTGCCTGCCAGAAATAATTGGTATTGGAGCACAGGGAGGTCACAGCGAGCCAAGAATGAAAGGCAAAATATGCCGACGCAGGCTGCCAACTGCACAGGAAATTGTACATATCCGCATGAGCAACGTGTATGAGAGTGGAAAGCTGCAATGCACAACCACAGAGAGACCAACAAAACGCGAGCAAAATTGTCCTCGATCTGGAGTGGACAAATGACCAACATGTAaaatatattactttctgCAGTACGGCAAACTAGCTAAGTGGGTACTCGTCTGGGTATTGCTGTCTTTTACATCCGCTATTCGCACTTGCTCGCCTCCAAACAACGCTCTCGAAAAGCCAAGATACATATGAAACAGGATCTGAAGTGGTATCTGTCTGCTGCAGAATAGTCTGTCCCGTCCGAAGTCGTGGAGGAGTGAAATCGCCACGCCAGACGCTGGCAGACAAAGGTAATAGCGCAGTTATGCGGGGGAATCCACCATCTGTCCAGGCTTCTAGTGCTGTGCGCCGGCGTCGgtctcgtcatcctcgtggACGCTTGGCTGGATCGGAGTGTGTTCGCGTCCCATTCGGCTTTCGAGCTCCTTCAATTGCGATTCGCGAGCAAGCAGCTCTTGCCTCTTCTCGTTGATCTCACGCTGCACCTTGATCTCAATCTCACgcagcttctcctcttcacggCGCAGCTGCTCCTCCTTGAGACGGACAGATTGCGAGGCGAGTGACTGTGGGTCAAGGCTGTCGCTCTCAGTGGTGATGCCAGATGCCTCGTTGGCGCTCGCAACGCTCTTGGAAAGCTTCTCGGTACGGTAGTTCTCGTAGAGGAAGTCGTGTGTGATCTCCTTCAAATCCGCCAAGTGAGAGTGCAACAGGGCAGATCGAATCGCCAAAAAGTCGCTATGCTTGGGATTCTCCACCTCGACCACACCCCATGGGTATTGACGAGCGCGTACACGACGTCCATCGATCTCAATCACATCCTCGGATCCAACGATGGCAAACGGCATCAGTCCCCGCAGCTCCGCGTTCTCCTCAACTgtgtcctcatcgtcctcttcgatATCGTATGGGAAGTTGTAAACTGGAATGCGGTAGTGCTCGATGTCCTCCATGATCAGCTTTTTGCTCTCGGCGACCTCGTATTGTGTCAGCGAATCGGCCTTGCCGATCACGGGGATAACGTTGACGCGGGGACTGAGACGGCGCATGAGTTCGATGTCGAGCTCGCGAAGACCGTGACCTGAATCATTGTTAGCTTGCGCTACTGCAGAGCATGCTGGTTCGACACACCTGTGGGCTGGATGAAGTAGAGGAGCACGTGGACTCTGTTGTCGCGGAATCGAGGATTACGCTTGATTCTGCTCTCCTCAGCCAGAATGTCATCGTACTGCCTCTCCAAGAAAGACACTATCTCGTGGAAAGAAGCCTCGTTGTCGATGCTATCGCCAAAGCCGGGTGTATCAACGATGGTCAACGACACTCGGGTGCCTTCCTCATCCAGCTCCAATTCCACAGTCACAGGCTTGATCTTGACGCCCTCCTCAATGTGCGCAGTAGTCGGGTCATCGGCATCCATGGGTTGCAGGACTTGCTTCCCGCACAGAGTGTTGACGAAGGTCGTTCGGCCTGTGCCGGAGGCACCACAGACCATCAGGCAGAACTGAATACCCTTCTTGACATTCTTCTTGCGGCGCAGCTTGATGTGGGAGGTGGAGGTAGACATGTTGGTGCTAGCGGGCGAGTTCGAGCGCCAGGAGGCTATCCTGAGCGGTTGTTCTCGGAGGAGCGAGAGGGATGTTCAGGAGGATGGAGCTGATAATGCCACTGTCAGCTACTGCATGGGATATGCAACGATGGAGAGCGCGGAGTTGCTCATGTGTTGGAATTGCGGTCGACGTGGCTCCACCGCCCTCCCCCGAATTGCGCGGCCATTGGATTTGGGAAACAACTCACATTTGCTCTCGCGACCGATGCGCAATGGCAAAACAGACGAATCCGAGTCAGACCGCTGGGCAGTGGTATGAGACAGCAGGAGACGATGTATGGAAGCAGACGAGCAAGCGAACGGGCAACTGCTGTGGACCGCGCGAGTGCTGGGGGGAGCAGGCAAAGGGAAGTCGCGCAAAGGGGGCTCGCACAGGGATCGCGCTTGGCAGCGGCgggtgctgccgccgccatcCATTTTCGCGGTCTGGGGCAAGCACTAACAACTTCGTTTGTCCGTGCGTGCTTCACGCGTGCATGTGATGTCTTTCTTGTCCATCACCTGCAACTTCGTCTTCAACTTCAACTTCACCCTCCTTCGCCGCCATCCCAGATAAACGCCCGAGCGCGTCGACAACCACCTTGCCGTTGCCTGTCAAGATTGCCGTTCCGTGCCCGATTTGCCATCGACCCTGCCAAGATCCGCCGGACCTTGTCGATATGGCAAATAGTCTAACAGTTTGATACATAGGCCGCAAGCAAGCATTGCTGAAATCGAAGCTTCGGAAAGAGTCAAAACTCCAGAACACGTCGAAGAGCCCGCGATGAATACGCGTGAAGCTATCCAGCCGTCGAACACTCCGAATGTACTCTCCATCTCATACTCGACATCACGCAGGCGATTCGTGACTGGCCTAAGCGATGGCTTTCGCGCGTTCCGTACAGACAATTGCTTCTTCACACGCCGGGCGGACTCTCCGCCTCACGGTGCCACAGCGATTGTAGAAGCTCTGGACGACAGATGGTTTGCTTTCGTAGCCAAGAACAAGTCTCAGGACGCAAGTCCCAACATTTATGTGTGGTATGATGCCGTGCTCGGCCAGGAGACGAAGAGACACGATCTTCACGAGCCAATCAAAGGCTTGCGACTGGGGTACTCATGGTCGGCCGTCGTACTCAAAGAGAGAGCCATAGTGTTCATGTACCAGGAGCTGCAACACAAGGCACGCACACCAGCGCAAGGCGA encodes:
- the CYT21 gene encoding mitochondrial 37S ribosomal protein bS16m (BUSCO:EOG092652YI), encoding MVLRLRLARVSTPTGAKRHAPFYNIVLAQDKTARDSKPMEVLGTYDPIPKLPVGAEPGQKKQKDIKIDVSRAKYWLGVGAQPSDTVWRLLSMIGLLEPRYLPSGPQTLKAARFPTHLPREDRQQQQQDNLERIRKRIAPFRSGNGPVSQAVEDLKSSRQ